Below is a genomic region from Sorghum bicolor cultivar BTx623 chromosome 9, Sorghum_bicolor_NCBIv3, whole genome shotgun sequence.
CCTCCCATCGTTGGTGTGCTACCATTTCAAGCTAAACATAATTAAATGATGTCAGGTGAAAAGGGTCCCTATGGACAGGGCTCACGTAATGTTGTTCATGCGATTTAACTCTGTTAAGtaatgccttgtttagataaaaaaaaaatccaaaacttaAAAAGGTTCCCCACCACAGcggatcttgtggcacatgcaaggatcatataaatatatgtaaaacaaagataactaattgcacagtttagctgtaaatcacgagaagaATCTTTGAAGCCTAGTTGCACCATGATTaaataatgtttatcaaataagaaCCAAAGGTGCTACATTGTCAAAATCTAGAAAATTTTTgggtctaaacaaggcctaagttcatAGGCGCCAAAAAAAAACCAAATTAGGATTCAGATTAAATAAACACATGAAATTGATTCGATCTTCGCTCCTGCTTAACACTAATCTTAGTTTAGTGATAGATTATCAGTGTTAACAAAACAAACCCATGGAGACAAAATGTCAAAATAAATGACAGGATGTAGTTTATGTAGTGTGAGATAAAGTAACCAAAATTATTGTCTTTTTCATATAAATAGGCGGCCGGTGCTGGATAAAGGAAGGGGGAAGACGTTACGTGGCGTCCACACGGCAGTGTTGTGCAGCGGAGAGTCATCATTACCTGACCGAACGGCAGACGATGATAACAAGACTAGTATAAACAAAATGTACAAAGGACGCATGCCTGCAAGTGCCGTCGCCTGCTATTaaatcgggccttgtttagttaccagttggtttttagctactgtagcactttcattttatattaaacaaacattgtccaattagaaagtaactagactcaaagaattcatctcacaaattacaggtaaattatgcaattagtttttgtttttgtcaatATATAGTATTACATGAATGTCAAAAAaaattgatgtgacgagaaaatcTTGAACATTTAAGCGAACTAAAGGAGCCCTCACTGCTTGCTTTTGCCGGTTCATAAGGACGGACGAGAATAAGGAGAAAATGGATTATTCAACAAGCAAGAAAAATTAACGCTTCATGAAGTTTGTAAATCGACATATTCAGTGGTTCCAACATTAAGAAAACAAAATACGCAGAAATGTAAGGCCAAAGCGCGTGGCAAAAACAAGACTTGAAAACCGACGGAACAGATACCGAGTAATGTGCATTACTCTCGAAACAGAATGTTAGCAACGAAAAATATGTAATATTAATTTAATAATTACAACATTACGCATGCTTCAATACTCTATAATAAGCAGAGAAGCGTCACTGAGGGCAACTCAGATGGACTGCGCCCGTTGTTGAGCAATACTAAATTTGGTTGAACAAGTAGTACTCGTTCTTCCAAGCTCGGTTTCCAATAGAGATGGATAACTTCAGTTCTACTTTACGTGCCAGAGCTCAGAGCGACGCTGGCGGAACATGGGGGACGGAAAGGGCGCAGCAAGAGACCGATCTGTTCCATCCGAGGTGCAGCCTACAGCCTAGTGGCATCTGCTTCGGTTCCAGAGTCGAGCGGCAGCAGGAACCAGGTCTTTTCCATTGAAGGCTACCTGTACTCTGACGACCGCCGCGTGCTCAGCCCATTTATGCATACAGACACTGAAAGGATCTCGCAAAGTCCAATGCCGTATTCGGCTGTGCAGGCTCCGTGTCCGGCTGTGCAGGCTGCAACCACCGGCAAAGCATTTATAGGGAAGCTTGGGACATAACGATAGGCTAATTTACTTCCATCCAAAATCCAAACACTTAACAAGATAATGCATCgcatcaaatatttagacacgTGCTTACAGAAATAAATGTAAACATAAATAAAAGCTAACTACATAATTTTATCGCAATTTTCAAGACGAAACTTTTCAAACTAGTTATaaaatgattggataataattaccataaaAAAACGAAAATAGTACAtagttagaaaaaaaaatcgggAATGAACTAAAAAAGACTATGAAGGAGCAGTAAAGCTAGCATGTACGTGTCTTGCCCATACGGACGCTAACATAGCGTAGGTGATACGGGTGTAAAAGGTGATTAAGTAATTCAAATATAACATTGTGGGTACGTTTATTATCGTAATTTAGTATGACGAAACCATGGCCATATAGCAGCAGTACGACCGAGGATACGGATAAATAATCAATTCAACAGTTATGATTAATTAGGGTCGAAAACAAAAAGATGCCATGCATGATTTCTAAGTTCTAAGCTATTATAAATAAACAAACAAGTACTCCCTACATGTCGTAATTATATGACGTTTAGGCCAAAAGTACATAAATCAGGGGGTGCTAAATTATCGGTTATTTTCCTGTTGTGCCCTTAGTAAATATAGCTTGCGGTGCTACTTGTACAACGGTTTGTCATAGACTGCCTGACCAAAGCTGCACAGCAAAATGACAGATCTCTGCGTTTCGAAACATATAAACGGGGGTACTTTTTTTATTACAGCCACCGGTTTTGCATGTCCCCGCGTGACTTAGATCGGGCGCGTTTGGCCAGGTAGGGGCGCGTAATTCCGACGAACGACGAACATGAGCAGCAAGCAACGTGCTGCGAGCGCGACCGATAACCATGGCCGCGAGTGTGCGCTGCGGGAGACAAACTAGCGACGAGCGTGTGATGAAGAGACGAGCGTGCATCCTAAAATTAGTACATGGAAGATGCATGGGGACATGCGAGAACGGGAACGGGCCGAAAGGTGAGGTGTGGCTGTGTTCATTTGGTGCCCCATGTGCCCCATGCAGCCTCGACTCCTTCAATTCTGGAAACAAGGCACTCACCCACGACGACTTCCTTTACCTAAATGAATACGGTATTAACATACCAAATGAAAGAAACACATTAGAGCAACCAGAcgtaaaaaaaaaagcaaaaaacTGGTGACATTGAGACGGCATATTTAGGATTAATGTGGACACCGATTAGGTCCTAGGAAGTTTATCATTAATTGTACAGTGCAGACCCTGGCGTTCTTTGGATAGCAACTAGCATCTCCAACCTAACTACGCAATAAAAATGTGATTTTACATGGTCGTGTGCGGGTAAACGAATGGGAACACAGGCTTAAGTCAAAGTGAATAAATGAAACACATAAGGCGAAAATACTAACACCGTCCAACACTGGTGGAGGTGAAGGGTCTATAATGAGAGATGCGCAACAGTATGAAACACATATAATAAGAAGTGAGACGAAGAGAATGGTGAACAGGACAATATAACACATGGAACAGTACGACATTATACATATTATTAGAACAAATTGTTACACATCGGCATAACTAAAGAACGACACCAAGCAACTATTTGGTACACAACAAGTAGGATCAAAGCTTGCGGACACACAGGACACTTGATAGGGATTGGACGACGAGACTGGTACATGGAAATGGCAAGGACATGGGCGGTACAGGAGTACAACAATGAAAACTAATTACATGCACGTAAACTAAATTTATTGCTAATACATAACTTCGAGACTACTAAAGAGGTAACAGGATAGCTGATAAGACGACAACCGGGCTGGAGACGACTTCCAACTAACGAGCAATCCTACACGTCCACTATGAAGAAGCTGATGTGCAGGTGGCCAGCGGTCTCACGGATGAGGACTACATATGTGTCGGATGCACGGAGCCCGTTGATGTGCACGAAGTCCAGCCAACCAGAAGTAATACGGGCTAACTGGTCACCAAAAAAGGGACGAGACAGCAATGCAGGGAACTCGTTGCGGGTATCATCCCCATAGTGAATTGTAACCGATGCGTGGCGAGGAAGCATGGAGGAGAAATGCGTCCCGAAGTactgcatggaacaaaaagaaaaaagcacgaccatattaataaaaaataataggAATTATGAAATTTAGTGTTGATGGTTGATCATGAGCTTGGTCTAATAAACTTACAAAATAGCCGGCATAGATATGGGTCCTGACCAGACTGACTACATACAAAGGGTAGGACGTGACACGGTTCATCCATAAATCAGCTAGGATCTGCATTATGCGCGGAGTCATGTGGACCCTGGGTCCGAGATCATACTGCATGCCAAGTAAATGCGCAGGGACtacaaaagaaaaaacaaaacaaatggGTATGTTTGAATATTAATTGCAACTGGTATTTTTATTAAGCATTCAATCAGGTTAGTGGTCCATACCTTGCACACGAGGAGGAACGGGGACATCAGCTGCGGCCGCAGCAGTCGAAGGAGAACTGGGTGAAGATTGGCTTGGGCGGCCTGCATGGTGTGCATGTGGGGGCGCCGGCATCTTGACGTCCTCAGCAGGGGGATCTGGGTTAGGGACAGGATCAACGGGGGCTGTTGCACCACGATGCATTTCTGCACGTGGGGGTGACTGGACATATGCCGGTGCAGACAATACGAACGGGTCGGAAATAGGAGTGGTTACGACCGATCGAAGTGGCATGGGCTTCTCAAAGCCATTGTTGCCGTACAGCCTCATGACAAACCTGGAAGGCCTCATGAGAACAAAAAGTCCAATGTCAAAGCATGATATACGCTCGGCGGCAACAAATTCAGGCCATCCAGAGGGACCAAGATAGACACGACCAGCCTCGTGAACCACAGATACAGGGTGGGGGAACATTGAATCGCCGAGAACTAAAACTCGGCCACCAATTTCTTGCTTGAACTCCTGAGCGAAAGGTTGGGGTAAGGCCTACAAACGGGGTTGCAAAAAAGGTTTGTTTAATACTAATTGATTAAGATAGATTACATGATTTAAACCAGCACAGGCAGATTAAAAATGTAAAGGCGTCCACGGGATACTAACAATGCGAGTCTTGAAATCTGCAGTAAACTGTTTGATAAACGAACGGGTGCGGTGCAAATGGAGCGGGTCGAGCACAGACGGCTCCTTAGGGACAGATGACCTGCCTCCGGCCTAGGTAATAAAGCAAAATATTCGAATATTAGGACAAGAGGAAACTAATTTAGTTTTTTGCAAATGACAGTTCACATAATAGAATATGAGCGTCACCATTGAAGAATACTTACTGGTGCGGACATTGGTAAGTTCCGGGCATGATTCGGGTGGTGGACAGCCATAGGACGAGATGATGGGTGCAGTGGAGGAAGACGGCTGGTGTAGTGTGCTGGTGCTGGACCGCGAGAGGTAGGCGTACAAACACGGGGACGGAGTGGAGTGGGGCTTGTCTGCTGACCAACACGTGGTACGTGCATAGGGGATGCACCCAGTGGGAGAGACTGTGGACTGCGACAACCCACAAGGGTTACACGCCCGTCCTTGAGCTCCAGACGATCGAAAAACATCACACCGTACTGAGCACCGGGATCAGCTCTGTTGATGGATGGTGACCTAGCCTGCACCTTGCAAATAACAACGCCGATAACATCTTCAGTGCCGGATGAAATGGAAAAAGAACATCCAGATAATGGCAATAGCAACAACACACCTGAACGCTCGGGATTGTATTGGGCTGTGGGAGGACTTGGACGTCATCATCTTCGGACGACTCCTCAGCCTCTAATTCCTCTAAGAGACGACCCATATCATCAGAACTGTCGGGGAACGGGGCACCATCGTCAATTGGACTCTCTACAATGGGGCGCTTGCCTGCAGCAATTTCAGCGGCTGCAAGAGGATCGGAGTATACAGAGGGGCGGGGGCGCTTTGGCGAGGAGGATGGatcaatatgagaaacatcatgGTGAGTATTAGACATTGTGCGCTTGCCGGGCACATTCTCCTCAGGGGAGGAGGGTGTGTGCTGGGGAGTGTCAGCACGACCGGTTGGATCCATTGAGGCAATGAGTGAGTTAGGAAGATGTAGTTGTGTGGAAGCACGAGTTTCCATTGAGCTTGGATACTGATATTTATAGCCAAATAATGGCGGTGACGTGGACACAATTGCATGTCCAAAGAGATGATCGAGTCGGGAGCATTTATGACTTGTTGCATGCAGCGTCTGCATGCGGGCTAAGGTCAAACATATAAATTAAATAAAGCCAGGACAATAAATGATAAGATAAATGAATAGGTTTGATGCATGGACACTTACACAAGGAAGATTTATCACACATGAATAAGGTAGGTGCTGTGTTGGTTGCATACGACGCCTGTCGGGCACATGAATACGTATGCAAAGAGGAAAACGACAACATTGAAAATTGGAATGAGAAAAATGAAGGCGGCAGACGGGAAAATTTGAAATTGGGATTTGAGATGGCGCCAGCGTGCTCAGCAAGCCGAGTGACAAATTGAACAGTTCAGCTGGCAAACCATAAAAAGGGGGCAACTTGTTTGAAAGGCCATAGGTAGACAATGGACGTCGACGTATCCAAGGCGCGCTCAATACTTCCAGAAGAAAGAGCACTTGAGGGCGGGACAAGGAGACAGAGTCCGTTTCGTGAACCAAATAGGATGAAGGTCACGATAAAGATGATCAGGGACGCGTGTGGAGAGTCGAGAGACCAAGGGAGGCTAGTAATCAACGGGAGCCAGGTGTTCACGGTAATCGGTTTATAGAAGCAGGCTAGTAACTAATATTCTCTAGGAAGCAACACCTACAACATGAGTAGCTGTCAGGTAGATGGATTGCATTTCTTATGACAAAGATAACATGTTATGCAGGTCGAGCTATGCGGGATGCTGACAAGAATCGAACAACATGAACGGTGGACGGACTATGAGATATACGATGGCACCGGCAGCATAAGATCGCGTATTTGGTAAGATCACTGAGTTTTATGCAATATATTCTACAGCGTCGACAATGAGATTTGATAGGAATTATAACTATTATGTAATGCAACCGACCATGCCTACGACGACATTCGGATGGTGTCAAAAAGGCCTAGAGACGAGGACGGCTACACTGACATGAGTGGGTCAAGGTAAGCGGGAAAACTGTCATTTGAAAAAATCAAAGCAAATGTTGCCAAATACTAAGAATTTGAATGCGACAGAGTTGGGGGGTACTACGCCGTTAACGGCACATGCACAGTGATAGACGGCGATGCGATGATTAACACTTTGATCGCCAGGTAATGATACAAATGAAATGACAAATGATTTAAGTGCGTGTTCAGCATTCTGCTTACTGCTCGTCTGACTTAAAGAAGCTGATACAAATTATGCAGGGAGGTGACCAACTACAACTCCGTGACTGAACACATGTTGAGCGTCATACATGAGCATCTGGAGCTTGGACACCGACTCAGTTCAAACAGAATTGTAGACAGAATGGGGACAAAGGCGCAATTAGACATCGACAAGGAAGGTGTTCTCATGCTACTTTCAAGTGATGAGGAAAGGTACGGGGCTATGTGCCTACAGTCCTGTGAAGTGAGCgtgattatgaattaagatttcaaTACAGAGGATGACTAATGTAAATACAATTGTTCATTGGTTGTGATCAGGGAAAAGGAGGATGGGTTGACGGAGGATTACATCAGGGCGAAAATGGGCCTAGATAGGGACAACATGAGGTATACAGATGGACTGTGAATGTGACAATATAGAATGAGACTCATTATAATGTCTTAGTAATAGCTGAAACTCCTCATTACAGGAAGGTCCTGGATGGATTGATCAACGAAGGGCTAGTTTACAACACGGTGGACGAGTATCACTACAAGATGGCAGGGTAGCGGTTGAGTGTTCGCGCAGTGCAAAAATTTAGAAACGAAACAAAGGAATGTGACTCATGCGGTTATCCGGCAGTTTAAAGTATTGTATTATTCTTGAAATCAACGTAGTATTCCAGAGTTGTAAATCAAGTGTAGCCGGTAGGGTTTGTCATGCATACAAAACGGCCTGACACACTAAGatacaaaaaaaaactaaactgcAATAACCTTAACGCTAATGATGACTaaaaaacaacaaaaaataaaaagctgccgagaataaaaaaaaaggcaaaGGTGTATAGCAGACTCAAGTCTAAGAGCACATGTTAAGGGTTCAGTCAAGCAGCAATTGCTATCTATGCGTCCACGAAGTTGGAGAGAGGCAGCGGCACAAGTGGAGGGACAGCAAGCATCTGACTAAATGTCGAAGGAGCAGACCCAAGATTGTCAACCAGTGAAGATACATCAGCCAGTAATAGTGCAGATAAATCCTGAACCTGGCACTAAGAAAAGAGAACAAATACCAAGTCATGGATCGGTAAATTGAACATTAATTCTAGTTGTTTTGTTGATTGCGTTCGAAAAGGGGACAGAATGAGTAGCACCAACATACCAAATCAACGCTACCACGAAGCAGTGTGCCGTCAAAACTCCGACAGAAATGTAGGCATAGAACACCGGAACGATTACAACTATGAaacagaggggggggggggcaaaaAGGGAACAAGTAAGCGTTGAGAAATACAAAATCTGTCGGCAAGGTTTATCTACGTTTGAAGTTTCAACACAAAAAAATTGACTAACCTTGTGATCTGGCTTTGCCCATGATAGAAAATTTCTAGACGAGCATCGTCCCATGGGTGGCGCCAGCCATTTAGTATGTGCCGCGAAACCATTGACATAGCAGATTTGAGAATGTTTGCAACACGCTGATAATAAGCAGTGGTGAACGTTCGACATGAGGAGGAGTAGTATGGGTCATATACGACGATGGTGTTATCTGATATGCGCCAAGCAAAGCATACCCACCGATGCTGTAGCAGAGCAGGGAAAAAGAACTGTGCAAACGGGAGTGGGTGTGTAAGTCAAACTTTCAACGGAAAATGAAAGATAACTTATACAAGAGCATAAACATGTTTCTAGTGCAAAAGAAAACAACACAAAGTTGTCGGTAATGACGAGGGAAGTGTGCAAGTAATTCTAACTTACAATCTTGCATGAAGTGACATCATAAGTAATATGTGAACCACAGAACAAGGACGAGACTGCAGTATCCGATACATCAAACGAACCAGCAAGCAAAGAAACCTGTAAACGAAATTCATTGCAATGATGACAACCAAAGGACCACAAAATAAAACATAGCAAACATAATATAGTATGTCAAACATTCAAAATCATACAATTTAGTCTAAGAAAAGGAGCACACCATGAAATCACACTCAACATAGTGCCTCCAACGTAGGGAACCTTCATTAACATATAGGCAGTCATCAAACTGCTTGAAACGACGGAGAACGGCGTCAACGAGCTCCATTTCGAACTCAGCTTTGCCAAGGAACTGCGCCTTAACAGCAGAGGTCCGTACCTCAATATACTTAGGACAATAGTGAACAATCCAGGGCCTGCAGCATAAAAAAGAAATGAAATGACAGTTATTAAGGTGAACAAGGGAAGGactattttctaaaaagtaCGTAACTCGTTACATTCGATTGTAATGGTACTAAGTAGAGAACTGTTTGATTTCAAAGACAAGGAATAAATACAAATACAGTTTTAAGAATAAGTGAATTACTGATCGCTGTCTTCAAGCATGGCAATCTTCTTGGAGAGTTCAAGTGCAAACGAACGGTCAAATAGATAGGAGCAACCAAGATCCCAAGGAGACCTTGACACAGAGCAGGCTACGCGTGGAGAATGAGGAGAGACGTGTGAGACATACTGATCTTCCATGTGAGGGACATTGAGGTCACTGCACCTAACTTCTTTAAATGATCTCGTGCGAAGTAAAAAACGAGCCATAGCTTTGCATGCAGTTAAACTTTCGTCAATGTCATTGTATACAGGTTGCTTGGTAAGAGCAAACTGGTTCGTGTCATGCCCACGCGTGATCGGGGATCGGTAGCCACCGGAGGTCAAAATATCGTCAGGAAAACAGCTTGAAAACTTCCTCTTCAACGACACTTGGTTCAACAAAGGTGCCTCTTGAGAACGAACAGATTCCGAATGCCACGAGCGGCACAAACCTGCACATATAAGAACAACCTTAGGGGTTGGATTGGGAGAAAATAAAGGAGGGCAGTAAACTACGTTGATATAATGCAATTATAGTTAACAGGCATACCAACATGAGGGCAAGCCGCGCTGGTAGATGGCTGATATCTGAAACCATTGGCGTAAGGCTCAATAATATGAAATATAAGGGATAACATTTTCAGAGCCAAGCTCCCACTGGCCGAACTGAGCTCCTGTTGAAAATGTGTAGAACTTATCTGCCTTTCAAAATCAGAGACAGCAACAAAAATAGGTCCAGCAGCCTGAT
It encodes:
- the LOC8064128 gene encoding replication protein A 32 kDa subunit B: MDVDVSKARSILPEERALEGGTRRQSPFREPNRMKVTIKMIRDACGESRDQGRLVINGSQVFTVELCGMLTRIEQHERWTDYEIYDGTGSIRSRIWPRDEDGYTDMSGSRVGGYYAVNGTCTVIDGDAMINTLIAREVTNYNSVTEHMLSVIHEHLELGHRLSSNRIVDRMGTKAQLDIDKEGVLMLLSSDEEREKEDGLTEDYIRAKMGLDRDNMRKVLDGLINEGLVYNTVDEYHYKMAG
- the LOC8076993 gene encoding uncharacterized protein LOC8076993 isoform X1, whose amino-acid sequence is MNPSLSAPRHASSNPLNFRCVHDSIGRSICSDSNSAGCMYAEYPRTAISDQSSMAVSQLTDTGSVASRCSVRLIHEVVSTFGSQKKELVRAVGFQGLLYFPSLKQINLRFSAWLMSRVDESSQTILIGDGTCIHFDKDDIAKVFGIPVGGMSIVRTGSKRSVSDGTSPESSGHINLSQLRSIKAAQAILLRECDGLMSLSEQAEFKAAFVVFVMASLFAPCGKHDRVSEDYMHAIVNPGNIKSYDWADFVLRRLLSAVSKLKADLSSNVKTPYIYGCSLFLQVLYLDSVDLGSLSMAHTTLPRVRCFSYDRLRAMIAADSSFVGSFVNSHGTSIAAKLRSPDLVCYHWATCIHGNGRSCNQDTMLELWELSSLMTRVMKIPNEAAGPIFVAVSDFERQISSTHFQQELSSASGSLALKMLSLIFHIIEPYANGFRYQPSTSAACPHVGLCRSWHSESVRSQEAPLLNQVSLKRKFSSCFPDDILTSGGYRSPITRGHDTNQFALTKQPVYNDIDESLTACKAMARFLLRTRSFKEVRCSDLNVPHMEDQYVSHVSPHSPRVACSVSRSPWDLGCSYLFDRSFALELSKKIAMLEDSDQPWIVHYCPKYIEVRTSAVKAQFLGKAEFEMELVDAVLRRFKQFDDCLYVNEGSLRWRHYVECDFMVSLLAGSFDVSDTAVSSLFCGSHITYDVTSCKIFFFPALLQHRWVCFAWRISDNTIVVYDPYYSSSCRTFTTAYYQRVANILKSAMSMVSRHILNGWRHPWDDARLEIFYHGQSQITSCNRSGVLCLHFCRSFDGTLLRGSVDLCQVQDLSALLLADVSSLVDNLGSAPSTFSQMLAVPPLVPLPLSNFVDA
- the LOC8076993 gene encoding uncharacterized protein LOC8076993 isoform X2; protein product: MNPSLSAPRHASSNPLNFRCVHDSIGRSICSDSNSAGCMYAEYPRTAISDQSSMAVSQLTDTGSVASRCSVRLIHEVVSTFGSQKKELVRAVGFQGLLYFPSLKQINLRFSAWLMSRVDESSQTILIGDGTCIHFDKDDIAKVFGIPVGGMSIVRTGSKRSVSDGTSPESSGHINLSQLRSIKAAQAILLRECDGLMSLSEQAEFKAAFVVFVMASLFAPCGKHDRVSEDYMHAIVNPGNIKSYDWADFVLRRLLSAVSKLKADLSSNVKTPYIYGCSLFLQVLYLDSVDLGSLSMAHTTLPRVRCFSYDRLRAMIAADSSFVGSFVNSHGTSIAAKLRSPDLVCYHWATCIHGNGRSCNQDTMLELWELSSLMTRVMKIPNEAAGPIFVAVSDFERQISSTHFQQELSSASGSLALKMLSLIFHIIEPYANGFRYQPSTSAACPHVGLCRSWHSESVRSQEAPLLNQVSLKRKFSSCFPDDILTSGGYRSPITRGHDTNQFALTKQPVYNDIDESLTACKAMARFLLRTRSFKEVRCSDLNVPHMEDQYVSHVSPHSPRVACSVSRSPWDLGCSYLFDRSFALELSKKIAMLEDSDQPWIVHYCPKYIEVRTSAVKAQFLGKAEFEMELVDAVLRRFKQFDDCLYVNEGSLRWRHYVECDFMVSLLAGSFDVSDTAVSSLFCGSHITYDVTSCKIFFFPALLQHRWVCFAWRISDNTIVVYDPYYSSSCRTFTTAYYQRVANILKSAMSMVSRHILNGWRHPWDDARLEIFYHGQSQITSCNRSGVLCLHFCRSFDGTLLRGSVDLVQDLSALLLADVSSLVDNLGSAPSTFSQMLAVPPLVPLPLSNFVDA